The genomic DNA AAACTTCAAGCGTGAGCCTTGAGGTTTTTGAGCTAATTTAGTTAAATGATAGCTTGCAATGGTACCAATCTGAGGATAACTGCCTATAGTGTAATGATCATTTAATAATATGATTGGTGTACCATCACGTTTTACTTGAATCGTACCTCTTTTAACAGATTGATGCGCTGGCATATCTTCATAGTAAGCCTTGATTTTTTCACCATCTAACAACATACCTACTCGATTGGATTTATTAGTTACTTTGTAATCTCCTCTAATAAAATGAGACTGCGTTTCTTTATCGAAATCCTCCGTCCCTTTATTAGCAATGACATGAAATACATCAGAAATGTAATTAAATGACAATGCGTAGCCATCTATGCCCCAATCAGTCGTATGTTTTTCTGCAAGGTTGTCAAATAATTTATGATGTCGATCTGTATAGTTGCGCTTCATTTCAATTACATCACCGTCTTCTAACTTGCGACCGTGAAAGCCACCAATCTTAACCTTTAAGTCTGTTGAAGTTGAACCAAGCCATTCATCTAGTTCAAATCCCCCTCCAACAGCTAGGTAGACTCTAGAAGTTTTATTCATTTCTTTAAAAGATAAGACGTCACCTTTATCAACCAAGTACAATTTATATGGTTTAATTTGCATAGTTTGAGTATATGCTTCGAAACTATGCCCTGTTAAAGCAATCAAAGTAGGTTCAGTAAAACGAATTTTTGCCATAATATGTGTCATTTCAAGCGTGGCTTCGTTTTTATCATTTGCCACAAGTCGATTGGCAATTTCATGTCCTAAGGTATCTAATGCACCACATGGAATAACGCCTGCATACTCGTAGCCGTGGCGTCCAAAGTCTTGAAAGCTACTAAATAGCCCTGCTTTTTCAATTATGATTGACATGGTTTATAATCTCCTAGTTCAATATCTTGGCGTTGATGCGGCTTAAAAATCACATTGTCTCCTAGCTTCAACAAGTTAAAGTTCTCCTTCTCAGGGGAAAATAATCTTGTAGGAGTATAGCCTATAACTAACCAATCATTATATGTATCTGTAGTAACAATGCCACACTTCTTCCCCTCGATAATAACAGAACCTGCAGTGACTAATTTCTTTTTATCACTTGTATGATTAACATATAATTGCTCATTCATACCTGTTAAATAAGGGAATCCTGGTGCATAACCCATCATCGATACAAAGTATGCATGATTACTATGTAATTCTATAAATGCTTCTTTATCTAGTTTGTAATAATCTAAAAGGTGTTGTAAATCGGGGCCAAACTCATCACCATATACGATAGGTATTTCATAAGATGTACTATCATCCTTAAGCATATCTGACCCTTGTAGTTCTTCTTGTATGCTATGAATTAAAGCTTTCATATATTGAAAAGGTGAAGTGATATGATGATGTTTAATCATGTCTCTAGCATCGTAACAAATCATCATGTCTGATTCCGTAGGCACTATTTCAGTAATGAATGGCAATTCTTTTTTTAGTAAATGTGCACGAACAGCGATTAAATCTGTTGTTACATCTTTAGATACATCCTTTTCAACAGCTATTACAATCGCTTGGTCTCCTTGACTATAAATCTTCATAACTCCACCTCATAGTTATATTATTTAATGATGATAAAATATATTTAGAAATTCAACCACGTATGGAATAATTGATTTAATTAAAAAATATACTAATATACATTGAATTAACACAGTAATCGTCGCCACGATACGCGCTTTAATTACAGCGTCTTGATTTAAATTTCGGTCTGCTAAATACTTACCTATTACATTTAATATTACAATAATTAAAACCCACAGTATCGCCATAACTCACTCCGTTTATTCAATACAACGCTTCTATACGCACGTGTGTGCTATCTTGTTTTCCATATATTATTTTATAGATAAATCGATACCTCGGCAACCTCTCGTAAACTATTTAATAAATAGACGTTGATTTGATTTTTCTTCAATTTTCCAACCAATTCATTTACATCATAATCTTTAATTTCTAATTTCTGTTGATCTAGTAAACTTTGACGCATACATCCTAATAAGAAATCGTTATGATAGCTCGGAGTGTAATAGACACCACGTTCTTCAATCATTACATTACCTATATCAAATTCTAGAATTTTCCCATCATTACTATATAACAATACTAAATCTGTTTGATGATTATGTTCCAAGTGTTGTCGTTCAGATGTCTTGTTAATAATATATCGTTCATCACAACCTGATTCCATAACTTGTAGTTTTGCAGTAAAACTGGTCTTAGTCGGTAATGATTTAATCATATATTCTAAATGACCAAATTGATCAATCTCCACTTTTAAACGATAAATACCTTGCTCATGTTGATGTCGAATATGATTAACAAATTGTTCCCATTTTTCTTTTGAAAAGGCAAAGCCTAAACGTGCACTTGATTGTTCTATACGATGCGTATGATATTGAAATCTAGGTATTGTGCCATTTTCCAACCGCATTGTTTCAAATAACCTCATCTACAACAACTCCAGAATTTTTGTTTTATCACGAAATTCTTGTACTTCATTTGAAGGATCAGAATCGATAGTTATGCCAGCACCTACTCCATAATGCACTTGATCATCTCGATATTCTAGGGTACGAATAGGAATATTAAATATCATCTTATCATCCGGACATAACAAACCAATTGTTCCACAATAAACATAGCGTGGTCCAACTTCAAGTTGCTTAATATAAGACATTGTATTTAATTTGGGTGCCCCCGTAATAGAACCACATGGAAATAACGCCGTCAAAATTTTATTGAGAGAGGTATGTGCTTCAAGTTGTCCAGTCACCATACTTGTCATTTGATAAACAGTTTTATACGTTTCAATAAAGAAAGGTTTATAAACTTTAACTGTACCTGGTTGTGAAATTCTCGCAATATCATTGCGCAGTAAATCAACAATCATGACATTTTCAGCACGATCTTTAAGTGAAGACTGCAATGTATGGTAATTGTTTAAGTCTTCGTCCTTATCTATACTTCGAGGCATTGTTCCTTTCATGGGTTTACTCACAATAACATTGTGCTTTCCATCAAATTCACCTTTTTGAAAGAATAATTCCGGGGATATAGAAGCGATTTGCACTTCATCAGTATCTAATAATGTCGTATAACCACCATTATTCGTTTGTGTTAAGTAATGATACAATGTAACAATTGGATAGTGTATGTCACTTACCAGACGTGTTGTATAATTAACTTGGTATGTTTCACCCTCTGTTATAGCATTTTGCACCTGTTTAATTTTATATTGCATTTGTTCATCACTTTCTACAAATTGAAAATGATGTTTAGGAACATATTGATATGTATTATTTCTGGAAATCGTATTAACCATATTTGAGTCAAAGCTATAAGCAACTGCAATAACACTATCATCACTTAATGGATAAGTAGCCATATCTGGATTAAAATAACTTGCCGCTTCATATGTTAAATAAAGCGCAACATACCGCCCATTGCATTGCTCATTTTCCGCAAAACCAATTACACTTCCAACTTCTTTAAACGAGAATGCAACTTTTTTAGAAATATACTTCGTAAATTTCATTTCTTTTATCTCATACTTATCAGGCGCTGTATAGTAACGGTAATTAAAGGCTATATTCATTCGTAACACCTACTTTCTCTAAAAAAAGTCGCAACTGTTCATGACCATATTCACTTAAAATAGACTCGGGATGATATTGAACACCGTATACAGAATAGGCTTTATGTTCAACCGCCATGATAATAGCTTCATCATTATATGCTGTAACCTTTAATACTGAAGGTACATGTGTTTTATCAGCGATTAATGAGTGATAACGCATCACGTTAAAAGACTGTGGTATACCTTTGAAAATACCTTGATCATTATGTGTTAGAGGAGTTGTATGACCATGAACTGGTTTTAGACCATGAATAATTTTCCCTCCATAATATTCAAAAATGAATTGAAATCCTAAACACACACCTAAAATAGGTACATCGGATTGATAATAATCCATAACTTCAGTTAAAACCGGGTAATCACTAGGTTTGCCGGGTCCGGGTGAAATAACAATAGCTTCAATCTCTAATTGCTTTAATTCTGCTAACGATACGTGCGCTACATCGATAACTTTAACTATTTTAGTGGTTTCAGTTTTTAAATAGTCTATTAAATTATATGTAAATGAATCTTTATTATCTATGACTAGTATCATTTAAGTCTCTCCAACTCTTAGTTAAATAACATCTTCTCTTACCATATTATAATTACTATCTTTTGAAAAATGTAAGGGTTTACTCTCATATATTTAGAAAATATAACTTGATTTTATGAATTGATTATATTAATCTAACTAGCGTACAAAAAAATTCGAAAGAGGTTCCTAGCTGAAACCCTCTATAAAAAACTAGACTCCAATTGAAATATTTATATTAAATTCTACCAGTTTATATCGTTATTAACTGCTTACAATATTTCTAAGTCTATCTTTTTTATAGAGATAGACTCTTTTTTTTATTTCTTTAACAATTAGGTCATTCATCGGCATGTTTTATTAATAATCTTTTTCAAAAGGAGAATAACAATGACAAATAGCGCTCTCAATAACGAAAAAGCACTCGTTGTGTTTAGCGGAGGTCAAGATAGTACGACGTGTTTGTTTTATGCTAAAAAGCATTTCAAAGACGTAGAATTAGTAACATTTAATTACGGACAACGTCACGATACAGAAATAGAAGTGGCAACACAAATTGCGAAAGACCAAGGTTTAAAACATCATGTATTAGATATGTCTTTATTATCTCAATTAACACCTAATGCTTTAACACAACATGATATGGAAATTGAAACCGGAGAGGATGGTATCCCTAATACATTTGTTCCAGCTCGTAATTTATTGTTTTTATCATTTGCAGGTGCACTTGCTTATCAATTAAATGCTAAACATATTATTACAGGTGTGTGTGAAACTGACTTTTCTGGCTATCCTGATTGTCGTGATAGTTTTATTAAATCTATGAACGTTACACTTAGCCTTTCAATGGATAAAGACTTCGTTATTCATACACCACTAATGTGGTTAGATAAGGCTCAAACTTGGGAATTAAGCGATGAACTAGGTGTCTTAGACTACATCCGTCACAATACTTTAACGTGTTATAACGGCGTCATCGGTGATGGTTGTGGAGAATGCCCATCTTGTAAATTAAGACAACGTGGACTTCAACAATACCTTGAAACTAAAGGAGTGCATTAGTATGTTTCAACAAATTTATCCAAGCGTGAATCACCCATATCTTTTTGAACTGAATAAGGACTTTAATTTTTCAGCTGCTCATTATATTCCAAGTGAAGATGCTGGTAAATGTATGAGAACACATGGTCATACTTACTTTGTCAATTTAACAATTGCTGGAGATAAACTTGACCATAATGGTTTTTTAATTAATTTTAGTGAATTAAAAAAACTAATCCATGACCAATTTGATCATTATCTACTAAATGATTTAGCACAATTCCAAGGTAAAAGTCCATCAACTGAAGTTGTAGCACAAACGATTTACGATATCGTTCAATCACATTTACAAACATATGATAATCACCCACAATGCGTGCAAGTCTATTTACGAGAAACTCCCACTAGCTATGTCGTTTATCGTCCTAAGGAGTTCAAATAAATGGTAGCTAAAATTCCAGTACTCGAAATCTTCGGTCCTACCATTCAAGGTGAGGGTCGTGTCATTGGACGCAAAACCATGTTTGTTCGTACAGCAGGTTGTGATTATCGTTGTAGTTGGTGTGACTCTGCTTTCACATGGGATGGCAGCGCAAAAGAAGACATCCGACTTATGACAGCCGAAGAAATTTACAATCAATTACGTGAAGTTGGCGGAAATCAATTCGATCATGTAACAATTTCAGGTGGTAATCCAGCACTTATTAAAGGTATACAGGATTTAGTTGATTTATTTGAAAAAAAGAATATCTACACCGCTTTAGAAACTCAAGGTAGTAAATTCCAACCATGGATGACCCAAATTAATGACTTAACTATCAGTCCTAAACCACCTAGCTCTAATATGAAGCCTAATTTAGATATTCTGGATAGTGTCATAGAACAATGTGTTCCAGAAACATTAAATTTAAAAGTAGTGATTTTTAATGATGAAGATTATGATTTTGCTAAAATGATTCATCATCGTTATCCTAATATTCCATTCTACTTACAAGTAGGAAATCCATATTTAGATGATACTGTAGCTAATCACACTGAAAAGCTTTTAGCACGATATGAATCATTAGTAGATACTGTTATGCAAAGCAGTGATATGAATCACGTATATGTTTTACCACAATTGCATACCCTATTATGGAGTAACAAAAAGGGTGTTTAACTAAAATATTATATTAGAAAAATATTTACTGAGTGTTTTGAAATGATTAAGTTTAGTTTAATTGCTATAATATTCTAATGAACTAAGTGTGATAGGAGTACAGCATGATCATATATGTATTAATTAATATTGCCGTAGTGCTTGGCATATTCGGTTTTGACTTATATAGACGTCGTTTCAAACAACTAAAATTCACTTCTTTTTTAATAGCAATTACGATTAATGCTTTGATAAATATTATTATTATTGACAAATTTAATTTTATCTCGTTATGTTCAGTGGCATTTTTTGTATGTTGGTTAGGACTACAATATTACTTAAATCGTCAAAAATATACTTTTATTATTTCTGAGTATAAATCAATTGCGCTTATATTTGCGATTATCATTAGTTGTTCTTTATTTATTACTTATGCGTCTAGTGAACAATCCATTTATATGTCAGTGCCTTATCTTGCACCTGCTATCTTCATCATCGGTGCTAGCATTATATTCTTAGGTACCTTCACTAAAAGCGAATTAGAAAGTTTTAAATTCATTAAAAAAATTAAATACCCAATCATTATTGGACATATTATTATTATTATTTCTATTATTTTATTAACATTATTAACACCCGTATGGTACATCTTTTTAATTATTTACGCCTTATTCACTATATATATTGTATGGCAATTAAAAACGAATCATACATCACAAATCGAACAACATAAATAAACGCTTGAAGAATCATCATTCGTTCTTCAAGCGTTTGTTTATGGTTTAATATACTTTCTCTTTCTCTTTTTCTTTTTCAACTAATCTAAGATCCTGATTTGGTTCTTTAAGATTTGAAGCTTGAACAATATATTTAGGTCGCTGTTTAACTTCATAATAAATACGTCCTATATATTCTCCGACAATACCGATAGACATTAATTGTATACCGCCTAGTAGTAAAACTGCTGCTATCGTAGTAAAGTAGCCAGGATTATTAATTCCATTTACCATAATACCTATTAATAAATAAAGAATATAAACTATACTTAAACTGAAAATTAACATTCCGAGATAAATCATTGCACGTAACGGTTTATTATTAAATGAAATCAAACCATCAATGCCATAATTTAATAACTTTGTAAATGTCCATTTAGATTGTCCCGCTTCACGTTCTACATTTTCATAGGTAAAGACTTTAGTATTATAGCCAATCCATTCAAATAAACCTTTTGAGAAACGATTATACTCTTTCAATGAAGCCATTGCTTGCACAGCGCGCTGACTTAGCAGTCTAAAATCTCCAACGTCATCAACAAATTCAATATCTTCTACAAAGCTATTAATGATTTTGTAATATAGTTTTGTCATCGTTTTACGTGCAACATTTTCTCCAGTACGGTTACGTTTAGCAATGACTTGATCATAGCCACGTTGATAATCTTCTATCATTCGCGGAATAAATTCTGGGGGATGTTGTAAGTCTCCATCAATCATCACCACAGCATCACATTTGACACTATGTTGAAAACCAGCAATCATTGCTGATTCTTTCCCGAAATTTCGACTGAAAGAAATATATTTAACGTGCTTATCGACTGTTGCTAAATATTGAATATGATCAATCGTGTTATCTTTACTACCATCATCAATAAATAAAAGATCATAGTCGTAATTTTTTACTACACTATCTTCCATCAAAATTTCAGTCAATTTGTCGTAAGTTTTCGTTACGACTTCACCTTCGTTAAAACAAGGCACAATGACTCTGATTTTCATTAAATTACATCCTTTTCTTCATTCTTAATATTATTTTATCAATAAAATTAATAAATATTCTACTAATAACCATGTAATTAACAAAGACTTAATAAAAAATACATAAAAATTATACATTAATTCTATATTAATTTACTTTAAATTTTTCCAAATTGAGTTGTTTCTATTTTAAATCACCGATACTAACTTCATCTGGGTCTTTGCCTTGTCTTGCATTACGATTCAAGCTATCTATTTCTGCGATTTCAGTAAGCTCTAAATTAAAATCAAATATATTGTAATTTTCACGAATGCGTGACGGTGTCTTTGATTTAGGAATAATAATACGGTTATGTGCGATGTGCCAACGTAACACAATTTGCGCAGGTGTCTTGTCGTATTGTTCAGCTAAGTTTGTAATGACTGGATCCTCTAGCAATCCTCTATTTCTCATTAATGGCATCCAAGCTGTTACAACAATATCATGTTTATCACAATATTCTTGCACTTCTTGTTGATTAAAATAAGGATGTACTTCGATTTGATTCACTTGAGGCACAATATGTGTTTCAGCCATTAATTTTTCGAGATGATGTTCTTTAAAATTACATACCCCAATTGCTTTCACTTTACCTTCGTCATATAACTTTTCTAAAGCTTTATAGGATTCGATGTACAAATTATCTTCTTCACATGGCCAATGAATTAAAAATAAATCTAAATAATCCGTACCTAAGTTTTCGAGAGATTTATTAAAATACTCTAAAGTACTGTCATATCCTTGGAAATCATTCCATAGTTTTGAAGTGATGAATAAATCTTCACGTGCAACGTTACTATTTCGTAACGCTTCGCCAAGTTCTTTTTCATTACCATAGAAATAAGCTGTATCAAATGCACGGTACCCAGCTTTTAAAGCTTCTTGTACGGCGATTTCCATTTCTTCTTCTGTTACTTTATAAACGCCTAACCCAATTCGAGGCATTGGATAACCATTATTTAAAATTTGTGTATCATTTACCATTATATCTTCTCCTGACATTACGATTAATTTGTCACGTTAATATACTTTAGGATAACTCAATTGTAACGTTTGAGACAAATAAAGGGAGTGGAATCGAATTCATTTTGAATCCGTTATCCCACTCCCTAGAAAGATGAATAGCACTAAAAAACTTGATATAAAGGATTTCTTAGATCTATCAACTACTTAAAATTTGTACTGACCACATAAAAATTTAATATAATCATAGACTTGATTAATTATTCATGTGATTCATCTTTATGTTCTTTTTTATTATCTTTATGGTTTTCTTCTTCATCTTCATCTTCACCAAATGTTGGTCTACTATCAATAAATTGATATTTAAGTACAACCCAAATCAATTGATGATTATCCATTTCAGATACAATCCAACGATCATATTGGGTATCGATATGATCCTCAACTTGTAAATTAGTGTTGTGGGCTTGTAACCAGCCACCAATTGTATCAATGTCTTCTGAATCTTCAAATTCTATACCGAATTGCTCGTTTAAATCGTCTAATAACACACGACCATTAATTTGATATGTGTCGTCACCTAATTTGACGATGTCGTTTACTTCATCATCATCAAACTCATCACGAATTTCACCAACGATTTCTTCAAGTATATCTTCCATAGTTAAAATACCTGCTGTACCACCGTATTCATCAATAATCAAACTGATATGTACGTGTTCGCGTTGCATTCTAACTAAGGCATCACTAATACGTGTTGTTTCTGAAATCATTGGCAACTCGTGAATATAGTTATCAATTTTGATTGGTTTACCTGAAGCATATTCTGTTAAGAATTCTTTTACGTTAATAAAGCCTTTAATATGGTCTTTATCACCATCTTCAGTAATTGGGTAACGTGTAAATTGATGTTCTTTAATCGTTTCAAGTAATTCATCAACGTTGAAAGGCTCGTTTAACGTTACCATTTGTGTACGAGGTACCATGATATCTTTCGCATGTCTTTCATCAAATGAGAAGATATTTTGCATATAATTTAATTCTGTTTGGTTAATTTCCCCACCATTATAACTATTGTTAATGATGATTTTAATTTCTTCTTCAGACATCGCATCTGTTTGTGCATCAGGGTCCACACCTAATGTTCTAATAATCACACGAGCTGATCCGTTCATTAACCAAATTAACGGTTTCATTACATTACCGAAGTAATATAATGGTCTAGCATATGTTAATGCCAACTTCTCAGTGTGTTGAATCGCAATTGATTTAGGTGCTAATTCACCTAATACCACATGTAAATACGTCACAACGATGAAAGAAATGACAAACGATATTGTAGTCGTTAAAGCATCAGGTAGGTGCAATAAATCAAACAACGGATGCATTAGTTTTTCAAATGTCGGTTCACCTAACCAACCTAATCCTAAAGATGTAACCGTGATACCAAGTTGACAAGCTGATAAATAGTAATCAAGACTAGAAATCATTTTCTTAACTATTTTTGCACTACGGTTTCCTTCTTCTGCTAGTTGTTCAATACGCGTCGAACGAACTTTTACCAATGCAAATTCTGAACCTACAAAGACTGTAGTTAAAGCGATTAAAAGAAAAAATACAACTAAATTTATTATGGTCACTGTTTCCAATTAATTCCCTATTTCTAGGGATTCACCTCCAAATATTATGTGTCCCAAATGAGTAACACGAAATGATTTCGTAATGCATATTAACAGTATGCGTACATGTTAAGACCTTCCCATTGCGACACCCCCGAAAAAATGTATTACTTTTATTTTATCATATTTAATTTATAAATAGTCGAATGTAACCCTTTTAACTAAAAAGTTACAACTTATCATTTAATACTAAGATAGTTTGATAGTCAAGTCACATCATCAAAGTATATTAAACTATATACTTCATCTTTCTACCCGTTTTTCTCATATATTAATAGTAGATTTAAATATTAAATAAAAAAGGAGTCGAACAGAATTCATTTTGAATTCAATGTCCAACTCCCATATAGGTGACTAACGTTGAGAAAAACTCAATATAAGCACCTTCTCAAGTCAGTCAGCTACTGTGAATTTGCTAAGTAGCCTCATATTATTATTTTTTATCTCACGCTATTAAACAAGAAGTTATTCATCCATAGCTTGAGAAGCTTCAATTTCATTTTTGGTTACTTTCGGTTTTAATAAACCGTACATCACTGCAGAGATTAATGTACCGACAATTAATGCAATTAATGTTTGTAAGATATGACTAAAGTCAGTCGCTGCAATTACAATGATACCACCATGAGGCGCATTAATTCTTGAACCTAATGCTAATGCAATGGCACCACCAACACCTGAACCTACCATCATTGATGGAATCACACGAAGTGGATCGGCTGCCGCGAATGGAATAGCACCTTCAGTGATGAATGATAATCCCATTACATAGTTTGGTACGATTGAGCCACGTTGTTCTTTAGTGAATTTACGTTTAAATATTAACATTGCTGTCGCAATTGCTAATGGCGGAATCATACCACCGACCATTGCTGCAGTTATTGGTGCCGCGTTACCTTCTGTTAAGGCTGCAGTAGCGAATACATAAGCTGCTTTGTTAAATGGACCACCCATATCGATAGCCATCATTGCACCGATAACTAAACCAAGTAATACAATGTTTGAACCTGATAAACTATTTAATCCATTTAATAATAAGTTATTTAACCATGCTGCTGGCGGATTAAATGCGTAAATCATTAATAAACCAGTGATTGTGACACTTAATAATGGATAGATTAAAGTTGGTTTTAAACCTTCAACTGCTTGTGGTAACCCACGCGTAATGTATTTAATACCTTGTGTTAAATAACCTGCTAAGAAACCGGCAATAATACCACCGATAAATCCTGAACCACCAGAAATGGCTAACATACCGCCTACTAAACCAGCTGCGAAACCTGGTTTATCTGCAATACTACGAGCAATGAAACCTGATAAGATTGGAATAATTAAAGCAAAGGCACTCTTATTACCAATATTCCATAATTGTTCTGCAAAGGCATTGTGCTCAGAACTCTTAGGATCAAATGAGTTAGCACCGAATAAGAATACGATAGCCATTAAGATACCACCAGCAATTACAAGTGGTAACATATTAGATACACCATTCATTAAGTGTTTGTAGAATGCTTTACCAAAGCTTTGTTTTTCATTACTTTCACTATCTTTAGATTTA from Staphylococcus taiwanensis includes the following:
- a CDS encoding biotin-dependent carboxyltransferase family protein, which codes for MSIIIEKAGLFSSFQDFGRHGYEYAGVIPCGALDTLGHEIANRLVANDKNEATLEMTHIMAKIRFTEPTLIALTGHSFEAYTQTMQIKPYKLYLVDKGDVLSFKEMNKTSRVYLAVGGGFELDEWLGSTSTDLKVKIGGFHGRKLEDGDVIEMKRNYTDRHHKLFDNLAEKHTTDWGIDGYALSFNYISDVFHVIANKGTEDFDKETQSHFIRGDYKVTNKSNRVGMLLDGEKIKAYYEDMPAHQSVKRGTIQVKRDGTPIILLNDHYTIGSYPQIGTIASYHLTKLAQKPQGSRLKFQFIDIETAEENVVKFSNWMNQLFHAIEFRMQLEMLK
- a CDS encoding allophanate hydrolase subunit 1, whose translation is MKIYSQGDQAIVIAVEKDVSKDVTTDLIAVRAHLLKKELPFITEIVPTESDMMICYDARDMIKHHHITSPFQYMKALIHSIQEELQGSDMLKDDSTSYEIPIVYGDEFGPDLQHLLDYYKLDKEAFIELHSNHAYFVSMMGYAPGFPYLTGMNEQLYVNHTSDKKKLVTAGSVIIEGKKCGIVTTDTYNDWLVIGYTPTRLFSPEKENFNLLKLGDNVIFKPHQRQDIELGDYKPCQS
- a CDS encoding aminotransferase class IV, yielding MRLFETMRLENGTIPRFQYHTHRIEQSSARLGFAFSKEKWEQFVNHIRHQHEQGIYRLKVEIDQFGHLEYMIKSLPTKTSFTAKLQVMESGCDERYIINKTSERQHLEHNHQTDLVLLYSNDGKILEFDIGNVMIEERGVYYTPSYHNDFLLGCMRQSLLDQQKLEIKDYDVNELVGKLKKNQINVYLLNSLREVAEVSIYL
- a CDS encoding anthranilate synthase component I family protein; this translates as MNIAFNYRYYTAPDKYEIKEMKFTKYISKKVAFSFKEVGSVIGFAENEQCNGRYVALYLTYEAASYFNPDMATYPLSDDSVIAVAYSFDSNMVNTISRNNTYQYVPKHHFQFVESDEQMQYKIKQVQNAITEGETYQVNYTTRLVSDIHYPIVTLYHYLTQTNNGGYTTLLDTDEVQIASISPELFFQKGEFDGKHNVIVSKPMKGTMPRSIDKDEDLNNYHTLQSSLKDRAENVMIVDLLRNDIARISQPGTVKVYKPFFIETYKTVYQMTSMVTGQLEAHTSLNKILTALFPCGSITGAPKLNTMSYIKQLEVGPRYVYCGTIGLLCPDDKMIFNIPIRTLEYRDDQVHYGVGAGITIDSDPSNEVQEFRDKTKILELL
- a CDS encoding aminodeoxychorismate/anthranilate synthase component II codes for the protein MILVIDNKDSFTYNLIDYLKTETTKIVKVIDVAHVSLAELKQLEIEAIVISPGPGKPSDYPVLTEVMDYYQSDVPILGVCLGFQFIFEYYGGKIIHGLKPVHGHTTPLTHNDQGIFKGIPQSFNVMRYHSLIADKTHVPSVLKVTAYNDEAIIMAVEHKAYSVYGVQYHPESILSEYGHEQLRLFLEKVGVTNEYSL
- the queC gene encoding 7-cyano-7-deazaguanine synthase QueC, producing the protein MTNSALNNEKALVVFSGGQDSTTCLFYAKKHFKDVELVTFNYGQRHDTEIEVATQIAKDQGLKHHVLDMSLLSQLTPNALTQHDMEIETGEDGIPNTFVPARNLLFLSFAGALAYQLNAKHIITGVCETDFSGYPDCRDSFIKSMNVTLSLSMDKDFVIHTPLMWLDKAQTWELSDELGVLDYIRHNTLTCYNGVIGDGCGECPSCKLRQRGLQQYLETKGVH
- the queD gene encoding 6-carboxytetrahydropterin synthase QueD encodes the protein MFQQIYPSVNHPYLFELNKDFNFSAAHYIPSEDAGKCMRTHGHTYFVNLTIAGDKLDHNGFLINFSELKKLIHDQFDHYLLNDLAQFQGKSPSTEVVAQTIYDIVQSHLQTYDNHPQCVQVYLRETPTSYVVYRPKEFK
- the queE gene encoding 7-carboxy-7-deazaguanine synthase QueE, encoding MVAKIPVLEIFGPTIQGEGRVIGRKTMFVRTAGCDYRCSWCDSAFTWDGSAKEDIRLMTAEEIYNQLREVGGNQFDHVTISGGNPALIKGIQDLVDLFEKKNIYTALETQGSKFQPWMTQINDLTISPKPPSSNMKPNLDILDSVIEQCVPETLNLKVVIFNDEDYDFAKMIHHRYPNIPFYLQVGNPYLDDTVANHTEKLLARYESLVDTVMQSSDMNHVYVLPQLHTLLWSNKKGV
- a CDS encoding glycosyltransferase family 2 protein; translation: MKIRVIVPCFNEGEVVTKTYDKLTEILMEDSVVKNYDYDLLFIDDGSKDNTIDHIQYLATVDKHVKYISFSRNFGKESAMIAGFQHSVKCDAVVMIDGDLQHPPEFIPRMIEDYQRGYDQVIAKRNRTGENVARKTMTKLYYKIINSFVEDIEFVDDVGDFRLLSQRAVQAMASLKEYNRFSKGLFEWIGYNTKVFTYENVEREAGQSKWTFTKLLNYGIDGLISFNNKPLRAMIYLGMLIFSLSIVYILYLLIGIMVNGINNPGYFTTIAAVLLLGGIQLMSIGIVGEYIGRIYYEVKQRPKYIVQASNLKEPNQDLRLVEKEKEKEKVY
- a CDS encoding aldo/keto reductase, which gives rise to MVNDTQILNNGYPMPRIGLGVYKVTEEEMEIAVQEALKAGYRAFDTAYFYGNEKELGEALRNSNVAREDLFITSKLWNDFQGYDSTLEYFNKSLENLGTDYLDLFLIHWPCEEDNLYIESYKALEKLYDEGKVKAIGVCNFKEHHLEKLMAETHIVPQVNQIEVHPYFNQQEVQEYCDKHDIVVTAWMPLMRNRGLLEDPVITNLAEQYDKTPAQIVLRWHIAHNRIIIPKSKTPSRIRENYNIFDFNLELTEIAEIDSLNRNARQGKDPDEVSIGDLK